From one Phycisphaerae bacterium genomic stretch:
- a CDS encoding glycosyltransferase, whose product MTTEGKPNICFLIGGREGGGAANATLWLLQRIDRSKFTVRVAVCDDGPFTSRIEAEGQPCDRLGTGWPPNLRRQTRTDISVAPAGYWRSVSWLRHTVGRFKRYLRREQIDLVHTNYHHYHIVGAAACRVAGVMCLWHWHLPLEQPPKLQDGREPHPGKRLRPDPRWAVIRAFSPLVRTLMRNRSWSIANSRATADSIRPIVGDRIDVIYNGLPLENLRSEGGRLREILGLPDATIVGFVGSMQPRKGHIHFLEAAHSICPRYQNVHFVYIGGQTVAREQDYHDFILRKRTEFGLEDRVHFLGSRSDAAELTAGFDIATVCSLPPGEGFGLVITEAMAHGVPVVSSSTGAAVELIEHGKTGILVPAADSGALADAIEDLLGDAEKRRSIGEAGRVRCFEEYDMRKTTRRIETLYERLLTERRRSINADSRIQ is encoded by the coding sequence ATGACGACTGAGGGCAAACCCAACATCTGTTTCCTGATTGGCGGGCGCGAGGGTGGCGGTGCGGCCAATGCCACGCTCTGGCTCCTTCAGCGGATCGATCGTTCGAAGTTCACAGTGCGGGTTGCGGTTTGCGATGACGGGCCGTTCACGAGTCGCATCGAAGCGGAAGGCCAGCCCTGCGATCGACTCGGAACGGGCTGGCCACCCAACCTGCGCCGCCAGACCAGGACAGATATCAGCGTTGCTCCTGCGGGTTATTGGCGCTCTGTTTCCTGGCTTCGGCATACCGTAGGACGATTCAAACGCTATCTTCGTCGCGAGCAGATCGATCTCGTCCACACGAACTATCATCATTACCATATCGTCGGCGCAGCGGCATGCCGCGTTGCAGGCGTGATGTGCCTTTGGCATTGGCACCTGCCGCTCGAACAGCCCCCGAAACTCCAGGACGGCAGGGAGCCCCACCCAGGTAAGAGGCTCCGGCCTGATCCACGGTGGGCGGTGATTCGCGCATTCAGTCCGCTTGTTCGCACCCTCATGCGCAATCGTAGCTGGTCGATCGCCAACAGCCGCGCGACCGCCGATAGCATTCGGCCCATAGTGGGCGACCGCATCGACGTGATCTACAATGGCTTGCCCTTGGAGAATCTGCGCAGCGAAGGGGGGCGCCTCCGCGAGATTCTCGGGTTGCCCGATGCGACCATCGTCGGCTTCGTCGGCTCTATGCAGCCGCGCAAAGGACACATCCATTTCCTCGAGGCAGCCCACAGTATTTGTCCGCGCTACCAAAACGTGCATTTCGTCTACATTGGCGGTCAGACCGTTGCCCGTGAACAGGACTATCATGATTTCATCTTGCGGAAACGGACCGAATTTGGCCTGGAAGATCGCGTGCACTTTCTCGGTTCGCGTTCCGATGCGGCGGAACTGACCGCCGGTTTTGACATAGCGACCGTATGCAGCCTGCCGCCCGGCGAGGGTTTTGGGCTGGTTATCACCGAAGCCATGGCTCACGGCGTACCTGTCGTTTCTTCCAGCACCGGGGCGGCAGTCGAACTGATCGAACATGGCAAGACGGGCATACTCGTCCCAGCGGCCGATTCCGGCGCTCTGGCCGACGCGATCGAGGACCTGCTTGGTGATGCGGAAAAACGGCGGTCGATCGGCGAGGCCGGTCGCGTTCGCTGTTTCGAAGAATACGACATGCGCAAGACGACCCGCCGAATAGAGACTCTGTACGAGCGGCTCCTCACCGAAAGGCGGCGTTCGATCAACGCGGACTCTCGAATTCAGTGA
- a CDS encoding sulfotransferase domain-containing protein, translating to MARPEVIREGSAPQPPLLKRALRKARRVFAMYRLEQEKRRYRRDHPSESAPRVAFVLGCQRSGTNMVLRTLNRSLEADGIEETDPRAFCDCRFKDKSTRETLVAGSTARCIIFKPICDSHNALEMLSDHPGSKIIWIYRHYLDVATSSVVYWGDQLQTYIEDLFDGGGDWDVAQWNREKVSSECIQEMREASAGRPSPHGAAALFWYMRNRTYFDQELQNSPDAMLVRYEDVVTDPDHYFQRMCAFLDVQFRPEMVADVFSSSVRRRKSPPIKDSIITLCDRMWDRLNRAREGAGRTEVAAVGLQ from the coding sequence ATGGCCCGACCAGAGGTCATTCGGGAGGGTTCAGCTCCGCAGCCACCGCTGCTCAAGCGGGCACTGCGAAAAGCCCGCCGTGTCTTCGCCATGTATCGACTGGAGCAGGAGAAGCGACGGTATCGGCGTGACCATCCGAGCGAATCGGCGCCCCGCGTTGCCTTCGTGCTCGGGTGTCAGCGATCGGGCACGAACATGGTTCTGAGGACCTTGAACCGATCATTGGAAGCCGATGGCATCGAGGAGACGGATCCGCGGGCGTTTTGCGATTGCCGATTCAAGGACAAGTCCACGCGCGAAACTCTCGTGGCCGGCAGCACGGCTCGCTGCATCATCTTCAAGCCCATCTGTGACTCGCACAATGCCCTGGAGATGTTGAGCGATCATCCCGGAAGCAAAATTATCTGGATTTACCGCCACTACCTCGACGTGGCCACGTCGTCGGTCGTCTACTGGGGCGACCAACTCCAGACGTACATCGAGGACCTGTTTGACGGTGGTGGGGATTGGGATGTTGCGCAGTGGAACCGTGAGAAGGTAAGCAGCGAGTGCATCCAGGAGATGAGAGAGGCTTCGGCTGGAAGGCCCTCGCCACACGGCGCCGCGGCGCTTTTCTGGTACATGCGTAACCGCACGTATTTCGACCAGGAGTTGCAGAATTCGCCGGATGCCATGCTCGTACGCTACGAAGACGTGGTGACCGATCCCGATCACTACTTTCAGCGGATGTGCGCGTTTCTCGATGTACAGTTTCGCCCGGAAATGGTTGCCGACGTCTTCTCTTCCTCCGTGCGGAGACGGAAATCGCCTCCGATTAAGGACAGCATCATCACGCTGTGTGACCGGATGTGGGATCGCCTGAACCGGGCGCGAGAAGGTGCAGGCCGGACCGAGGTCGCGGCTGTCGGATTGCAGTGA
- a CDS encoding lipopolysaccharide biosynthesis protein — protein sequence MHHLPTIADSPNPASAMRSGAVDITTTKRSQRATLVLNAAMNVLARLVTVASRFVLVPFMLAVLGRDYYGAWIIVGQVFAYSRFLDLGLQSSISRQVAVYLARREVDQLNRQVNAAAAYYFFVGFLLVALTVVFSIYYPVWFEVDPKYASAARWMVLCSGLGLAATIPQNAYGAVLAGLQRFDVISGSQIAVDVLRLVLVLAVLSSLSIGSALVILAVIHGGSLLAGSVYRTVAARRLCPHVRIQPWRLDRSLLADHLTFGVSSVLYMMSIAAVLQLAQILAGALISKEAAADLNVASLFLITGHSFVIALGIGARAAASRYEGERNEAMLRELLLRSTRYSVHLTFAGILLVWLFCEPLLRLWIGDELDHPALVEKLATACRVMSIGYGAFWLALPAYHVLNGMGRHAVPAALAAAACVLSIGLVLIAVAQPGADIIGLSWALALPTVPLVGLAVPWYCCRQTKQPILSYVGSGFLVPIMASFPMLLVAWAFCRFAPAESWMALIGQGAACVLVLVPATWIFVLRRGDRRYAISSAHSLLRRRSASQSHHPRDSAP from the coding sequence ATGCACCATCTCCCCACGATTGCCGACTCGCCGAACCCAGCGTCCGCCATGCGATCCGGGGCCGTTGACATCACGACGACCAAACGAAGCCAGCGGGCCACGTTGGTTCTCAATGCCGCCATGAACGTCTTGGCACGGCTCGTGACAGTTGCCAGCCGGTTCGTGCTCGTTCCATTCATGCTCGCGGTTCTCGGCCGCGACTATTACGGCGCCTGGATTATCGTTGGCCAGGTCTTCGCCTACTCGCGTTTTCTTGATCTCGGCCTGCAATCGTCAATCTCCCGCCAGGTTGCTGTCTATCTCGCACGTCGGGAAGTGGACCAGTTGAACCGACAGGTCAACGCCGCAGCTGCCTACTATTTCTTTGTCGGATTCCTGCTGGTGGCGCTTACCGTCGTCTTTTCCATCTATTACCCCGTCTGGTTCGAGGTTGATCCGAAGTATGCGTCCGCCGCGCGCTGGATGGTGCTTTGTTCGGGACTTGGGCTCGCGGCGACGATTCCACAGAACGCATACGGCGCGGTGTTGGCTGGATTGCAACGCTTCGACGTCATCAGCGGATCGCAGATTGCCGTCGACGTATTGCGGTTGGTGCTCGTGCTGGCGGTTCTCTCGTCGCTGAGTATCGGAAGCGCATTGGTGATTCTTGCCGTCATTCACGGCGGATCGCTGCTCGCCGGGTCGGTCTACCGAACGGTAGCGGCACGGCGCTTGTGCCCCCACGTGCGAATTCAGCCTTGGCGACTCGACCGATCCCTCCTGGCCGACCATCTTACGTTCGGCGTCAGTAGCGTCCTGTATATGATGTCCATCGCTGCCGTGCTCCAGCTTGCCCAGATCCTGGCAGGCGCGCTGATCAGCAAGGAAGCGGCCGCCGATCTGAATGTGGCATCCCTCTTCCTGATCACCGGCCACAGCTTCGTCATTGCGCTTGGAATCGGAGCGCGGGCTGCCGCCAGTCGCTACGAGGGCGAACGCAACGAGGCGATGCTCCGCGAGCTTCTGCTACGTTCGACGCGCTACTCCGTGCATCTGACGTTCGCTGGTATCCTTCTCGTTTGGCTGTTCTGCGAGCCCCTCCTTCGCCTCTGGATTGGCGACGAGCTGGACCATCCCGCTCTTGTGGAGAAGCTGGCGACCGCCTGCCGGGTGATGTCGATCGGTTACGGTGCATTCTGGCTCGCCTTGCCAGCGTATCATGTATTGAACGGGATGGGACGGCACGCTGTTCCCGCCGCGCTTGCGGCTGCGGCCTGTGTACTCTCGATCGGATTGGTGCTCATCGCGGTCGCGCAGCCGGGCGCCGATATTATCGGACTCAGTTGGGCCCTGGCACTGCCGACCGTGCCGCTCGTGGGACTGGCCGTCCCTTGGTATTGCTGCCGGCAGACCAAGCAGCCGATTCTATCGTATGTGGGAAGCGGTTTTCTGGTTCCGATAATGGCGTCATTCCCGATGCTGCTGGTGGCCTGGGCGTTTTGCCGCTTCGCTCCGGCCGAAAGCTGGATGGCCCTAATCGGGCAGGGAGCGGCCTGCGTTCTGGTACTCGTTCCGGCGACCTGGATTTTCGTCCTGCGGCGGGGCGATCGGCGGTACGCGATTTCGTCCGCGCATTCGCTGTTGCGCCGCCGGTCGGCGTCCCAGAGCCACCATCCGCGAGACTCGGCTCCGTAA
- a CDS encoding class I SAM-dependent methyltransferase, with amino-acid sequence MSDVQSLFQASQRDAYDFSHGPELVTSRRGAAESLGLDASTASRWERIQAGFLQRAKRKEKYNREMLERMRQRYGAVIERLGGLTGNVLDIGGGWGLYRQWWRPADGGMFIVHDPGVDRILSGPHETHLSCFERAFTLPMTFVEGVGEHLPYCDGTFDACIIAAALDHCASPPGVISEAHRCLKSGGRLLLFQDCSERKVKEAVRFGRRAARYATRPGLLVRKLLERWSAPPGHMHHFTMDGLASLMRDCGFSTVDVQSVDEPVFLFVGTKGELPAEP; translated from the coding sequence ATGAGCGACGTTCAATCATTATTTCAGGCTTCGCAGCGTGATGCGTACGACTTCTCTCACGGACCGGAACTGGTCACCTCGCGTCGAGGCGCCGCCGAATCACTGGGCCTGGATGCTTCGACGGCGTCACGTTGGGAGCGGATTCAAGCAGGCTTTCTCCAGCGCGCGAAGCGTAAAGAAAAGTACAACAGGGAGATGCTCGAGCGCATGCGGCAGCGCTACGGTGCCGTTATCGAGCGGCTGGGCGGGCTCACCGGAAACGTGCTCGACATCGGCGGCGGATGGGGGCTGTATCGACAGTGGTGGCGACCTGCGGACGGCGGGATGTTCATCGTTCACGATCCGGGCGTGGACCGCATACTGTCCGGCCCGCATGAGACGCACCTTTCATGCTTCGAGCGAGCCTTTACGCTGCCTATGACGTTCGTCGAGGGTGTGGGCGAGCACCTGCCTTATTGCGATGGTACGTTTGACGCATGCATCATCGCGGCGGCGCTGGACCACTGTGCGTCTCCGCCGGGCGTCATCTCGGAGGCTCATCGCTGCCTCAAATCGGGCGGCCGACTGCTATTGTTCCAGGATTGCAGTGAGCGCAAAGTCAAGGAGGCCGTCCGCTTCGGGCGCCGTGCCGCCCGGTACGCAACGAGACCGGGGCTCTTGGTCCGAAAGCTACTGGAGCGATGGTCCGCGCCACCCGGCCACATGCACCATTTCACAATGGACGGACTCGCGTCGTTAATGAGAGACTGCGGCTTTTCGACCGTGGACGTGCAAAGCGTGGACGAGCCGGTTTTTCTGTTTGTTGGCACGAAGGGTGAGTTGCCTGCCGAACCATGA
- a CDS encoding O-antigen ligase family protein, translated as MTAAILVITVFVLLSVLVVQPKLAALLSWPIILVYPHLYLFYESPLPWNMGYDDLFICGAFLIVLVRRNLLQGVPLRIGLSVLGAGTYVLIWAVAHFSGWSMMPELEPVDVVKPILKAVIFFLFTFVLVHCIDDVRDLRRALVAVIASFTAAAITVILHEKFPDQMVIFTGGKTELYQLWWGRAPRAVGSLVNPNTGAIVLGMTIVLSMRLATVSRSLVRKITLLVCVALMLAAMVLTESRTGALATGATLGVMFVFSRSRWLSGGVVLGLFGLIVLDPGLFLAFWERISETYNPAAGGELGGSLQARLDTWAEYWKSATPQVWVFGQGLIVPTTRIGFHPHSTYVSALFVHGIAGLIWFLAFFGVIIVRAVRVIRARVEPLQSICTGVLWGLMVWFIGGLTLDLLSTFHPRYLYFFFAVVVERSYALLKARQPVTDSVPAQVSRRFGPPAAGRLPRPATAFFGSTNRQA; from the coding sequence GTGACGGCTGCCATATTGGTCATCACCGTCTTCGTCCTGCTCAGCGTGCTGGTGGTTCAGCCCAAGCTGGCCGCGCTGCTCTCGTGGCCCATCATTCTCGTCTACCCGCACTTGTATCTCTTCTACGAAAGCCCGCTCCCCTGGAACATGGGCTATGACGATTTGTTCATTTGCGGCGCCTTCCTGATCGTCCTTGTTCGTCGCAATCTGTTGCAGGGGGTCCCCCTTCGAATCGGGCTCAGTGTTTTGGGCGCGGGTACCTACGTTCTGATCTGGGCGGTCGCGCACTTCAGCGGCTGGTCGATGATGCCCGAACTTGAGCCCGTGGACGTCGTCAAGCCTATTCTCAAAGCCGTCATCTTCTTCCTGTTCACATTCGTGCTCGTGCACTGTATCGATGACGTGCGCGACCTGCGGCGCGCGCTCGTTGCTGTCATCGCGAGCTTCACCGCCGCGGCGATTACAGTGATTCTGCATGAAAAATTCCCCGATCAGATGGTGATTTTCACCGGCGGCAAGACGGAGCTCTACCAGTTGTGGTGGGGGCGAGCGCCGCGAGCGGTCGGTTCGCTCGTCAATCCCAATACTGGCGCAATCGTCCTCGGCATGACAATCGTCCTGTCCATGCGGCTCGCCACGGTTTCGCGCTCACTCGTGCGCAAGATAACGCTGCTCGTGTGCGTCGCCCTGATGCTCGCGGCCATGGTCCTCACGGAGTCAAGAACCGGTGCACTTGCAACTGGTGCGACGCTCGGAGTGATGTTTGTATTCAGCCGATCGCGCTGGTTGTCGGGCGGCGTGGTGTTGGGTCTGTTCGGCCTTATTGTCCTCGATCCGGGCCTCTTCCTGGCCTTCTGGGAGCGAATCAGCGAGACCTATAATCCGGCCGCGGGCGGCGAGTTGGGAGGGAGTCTGCAGGCGCGACTCGACACCTGGGCCGAATACTGGAAGTCGGCCACGCCGCAGGTTTGGGTCTTTGGTCAGGGCTTGATCGTTCCCACCACGCGGATTGGCTTCCATCCGCACAGCACATATGTCAGCGCTCTGTTCGTCCACGGCATCGCCGGACTGATCTGGTTCCTCGCGTTCTTCGGCGTCATCATTGTTCGGGCGGTTCGCGTGATTCGCGCTCGAGTGGAGCCACTTCAGAGCATCTGCACGGGAGTGCTGTGGGGTTTGATGGTCTGGTTCATCGGCGGGTTGACGCTCGACTTGCTCAGCACCTTCCATCCGCGGTACCTGTATTTCTTCTTCGCCGTCGTCGTGGAGCGTTCATATGCATTGCTGAAGGCGAGGCAACCCGTCACGGACAGCGTACCAGCACAGGTTTCCCGACGTTTCGGCCCACCTGCGGCCGGGAGGTTGCCGCGACCAGCAACTGCTTTCTTCGGCTCGACCAATCGACAGGCATGA
- the egtD gene encoding L-histidine N(alpha)-methyltransferase yields MTVSKERSEKSLKSSAVRNSLFHDAVAGLRARPKALPPKYLYDDRGSQLFDDICELDEYYPTRTEMAIMQASIGEIASELGSRCVLIEPGSGSSLKTRLLLEELDDIKAYVPIDIAREHLERAVERLRSRYPELTIVPVCGDFTRRMELPLDGFDGTRRVVYFPGSTIGNLHKPEARDMLRNFADMSGRRGAVLIGVDLKKDVGVLERAYNDDQGVTAEFNLNLLHRMNRELGADFRIDRFRHRAVYNGDKGRVEMHLISKEPHEVQLDGTVIRFDKGESVLTECSYKYTPEEFAGLARSAGLEVRNVWLDDNALFSVQYLTAA; encoded by the coding sequence ATGACGGTATCAAAGGAGCGATCCGAGAAATCACTGAAGTCTTCAGCGGTACGCAATAGCCTGTTTCATGACGCAGTGGCCGGATTGCGCGCCCGACCGAAGGCGCTCCCGCCGAAGTACCTCTACGATGACCGCGGATCGCAACTGTTCGACGATATTTGCGAGTTGGACGAGTACTATCCCACACGCACGGAAATGGCGATCATGCAGGCGAGCATCGGGGAGATCGCTTCGGAACTCGGATCTCGTTGCGTGTTAATTGAGCCGGGAAGCGGAAGCAGCCTGAAAACCCGCCTGCTCCTGGAAGAGTTGGATGACATTAAGGCGTATGTGCCGATCGATATCGCGCGCGAACATCTGGAGCGGGCAGTAGAGCGCCTGCGCAGCCGGTATCCTGAATTAACGATCGTACCTGTCTGTGGAGATTTCACCCGCAGAATGGAATTGCCGCTGGATGGATTCGACGGAACCCGCCGTGTGGTCTACTTCCCAGGTTCCACGATCGGTAACCTGCACAAGCCCGAAGCTCGCGACATGCTCCGGAATTTCGCTGATATGAGCGGCCGGCGCGGAGCGGTGCTGATCGGAGTCGATCTCAAGAAGGACGTAGGAGTCCTGGAAAGGGCCTATAACGACGATCAGGGCGTTACGGCCGAGTTCAACCTCAACTTGCTGCACCGCATGAATCGCGAATTAGGTGCCGATTTCCGCATCGACCGGTTTCGGCACCGGGCCGTTTACAACGGTGACAAGGGACGCGTTGAAATGCACCTCATCAGCAAGGAGCCACATGAGGTTCAGCTCGACGGCACGGTGATCCGCTTCGATAAGGGCGAGTCCGTGTTGACGGAGTGTTCGTACAAGTACACGCCGGAGGAATTCGCCGGTCTCGCCCGCTCCGCCGGGCTGGAGGTTCGCAACGTCTGGCTCGATGACAACGCCCTTTTCAGCGTTCAATATCTCACCGCGGCATAA
- the egtB gene encoding ergothioneine biosynthesis protein EgtB: protein MKSTSTLESPVISPSASRLEPSALLQRFKSIRETTERICEPLAIEDYVVQTMPDVSPTKWHLGHTSWFFETLILKVHDAAYRPLDDTYAYIFNSYYNSLGEQFPRPCRGHLSRPTVQQVYAYRHHVNDGMERLLARAESSEFVQIGNLVQIGLHHEQQHQELILTDIKNVLSVNPMRPIYRTRVKPLQSQVPPMDWFTYPEAQRQIGHEGPGFAYDNETPRHPVVVGAFRLASRLVTNGEYLEFINDGGYERPELWLSDGWSARNEQQWRGPLYWESRGDRWLQFSLGGWNEVNPAEPVCHVSYYEADAYARWKGMWLPTEAAWEVAARDLPVEGNLLEEAAFQPQPAVPAGAQPALMQMYGDVWEWTCSPYMRYPGFRPAEGSLGEYNAKFMANQMVLRGGSCVTPKTHIRATYRNFMPPGARWQFSGIRLSREVQS from the coding sequence ATGAAGAGCACATCGACGCTGGAATCTCCGGTAATTAGCCCGTCTGCCAGCAGGTTGGAGCCATCCGCATTGTTGCAGCGCTTCAAGAGCATTCGAGAAACGACCGAGCGGATCTGCGAACCCCTCGCCATCGAGGACTACGTTGTCCAAACCATGCCGGACGTGAGCCCCACCAAATGGCATCTCGGGCACACTAGCTGGTTCTTCGAAACACTTATCCTCAAAGTGCATGACGCGGCGTATCGACCCTTGGATGACACGTATGCATATATTTTCAATTCGTACTACAACAGCCTCGGCGAACAGTTTCCTCGCCCCTGTCGAGGCCACCTCAGCCGCCCGACGGTCCAGCAGGTCTACGCCTATCGCCATCATGTGAACGACGGAATGGAACGGCTCTTGGCCCGCGCCGAATCCTCGGAATTCGTTCAGATCGGAAACCTGGTGCAAATCGGGCTGCATCATGAGCAGCAGCACCAGGAGTTGATCCTGACCGACATCAAGAATGTGCTCTCCGTCAATCCCATGCGCCCCATCTATCGGACGCGAGTGAAGCCCTTACAGTCGCAAGTGCCTCCCATGGATTGGTTCACTTATCCGGAAGCGCAGCGGCAGATCGGGCACGAGGGTCCCGGTTTCGCATACGACAACGAAACGCCGCGACACCCGGTTGTCGTTGGCGCGTTCCGATTGGCCAGTCGCCTCGTTACCAACGGCGAGTATCTCGAGTTCATCAATGACGGCGGCTACGAGCGGCCGGAACTATGGCTTTCCGATGGCTGGTCGGCACGGAACGAGCAGCAGTGGCGCGGGCCGCTGTACTGGGAAAGTCGCGGTGACCGCTGGCTGCAATTCTCGCTCGGTGGTTGGAACGAGGTCAATCCCGCGGAGCCGGTCTGTCACGTCAGCTACTACGAAGCCGACGCTTACGCACGCTGGAAGGGCATGTGGCTGCCCACGGAAGCCGCTTGGGAGGTTGCGGCGCGCGACCTGCCGGTTGAGGGCAACCTTCTCGAAGAAGCCGCATTCCAACCGCAGCCGGCGGTACCAGCCGGTGCGCAACCAGCCCTGATGCAGATGTACGGGGATGTTTGGGAGTGGACATGCAGCCCTTACATGCGGTATCCGGGCTTTAGACCCGCCGAGGGAAGCTTGGGCGAATACAACGCCAAGTTCATGGCCAATCAGATGGTCTTGCGCGGCGGATCATGCGTCACGCCGAAGACGCATATTCGCGCAACGTACCGGAACTTCATGCCGCCTGGCGCGCGCTGGCAGTTCAGCGGAATCCGACTTTCCCGGGAGGTTCAATCATGA
- a CDS encoding ABC transporter permease subunit, whose amino-acid sequence MKQVRPAFPPFLFATFAGILAAIPVRAQNSRDEAVSPAPTIRIGSKTFTESVILGDIAALLVRNGGADVLHRKALGGTRILWEALRLGEIDIYPDYTGTIRQETLSRLELDNDAQLVSALDDYGIGITRPIGFNNTYEIGTRRDIAESLGLRNISDLAGYPDLRFGFSNEFMDRADGWPSLRDHYGLPQRDVRGMNHDLAYSALAEGSIDVIDVYSTDARIRQFDVVLLGDNLAHFPVYDAVYLYRKDLELRAPEVIASLRRIEGRIDASTMRRLNARVTIDGEPDRKVAAEFLADSLGLEMSVRVQTPWQRIAQRTKEHLTLVLVSLAAAIVVGIPLGILAARRPRGGQVILGTVGIIQTIPSLALLVLLIKPLGRVGSPPAIVALFLYSLLPLVRNVYAGLQDVSPSLRESADALGLTRRARLLRIELPIAARTILAGVKTAAVINIGFATLGALIGAGGYGQPILTGIRLNNYALILEGALPAAVLALVAQGLFEIAERAFVSKGLRLRTAN is encoded by the coding sequence ATGAAGCAAGTCCGGCCCGCGTTCCCGCCGTTTCTTTTCGCCACCTTTGCCGGAATATTGGCCGCCATCCCGGTCCGTGCGCAGAATTCTCGCGACGAAGCAGTCTCGCCCGCGCCGACTATCCGCATCGGTTCGAAGACGTTTACGGAGTCCGTCATCCTCGGCGACATTGCCGCGCTGCTTGTTCGCAACGGCGGTGCGGACGTGTTGCATCGCAAGGCTCTCGGCGGAACACGCATTCTCTGGGAGGCTTTGCGACTCGGGGAGATCGATATTTACCCCGACTACACGGGCACAATTCGTCAGGAAACGCTGTCGCGACTCGAGCTTGACAATGACGCGCAACTGGTTTCCGCACTGGACGATTACGGCATCGGCATCACGCGCCCGATCGGATTTAACAACACGTACGAAATCGGTACGCGACGGGATATCGCTGAGAGCCTGGGTCTTCGTAACATCAGCGATCTGGCGGGATACCCCGATCTCCGTTTCGGATTCAGCAACGAATTCATGGATCGTGCGGACGGGTGGCCGAGCCTCCGCGATCACTACGGGCTCCCTCAGCGGGATGTTCGTGGCATGAACCACGATCTGGCCTACTCCGCCTTGGCGGAGGGCTCCATTGACGTTATCGACGTGTATTCCACCGACGCCCGTATTCGGCAGTTCGATGTCGTGCTACTGGGGGACAACCTCGCCCATTTTCCCGTTTATGATGCCGTGTATCTCTACCGCAAGGACCTTGAACTCCGCGCGCCGGAAGTGATCGCCTCACTTCGGCGGATCGAAGGCCGGATTGATGCGAGCACCATGCGGCGGCTCAACGCCCGTGTGACCATTGATGGGGAGCCGGACCGCAAGGTTGCCGCCGAGTTTCTGGCTGATTCCTTGGGGCTGGAGATGTCTGTTCGCGTGCAGACGCCGTGGCAGCGCATCGCGCAACGCACGAAGGAGCACCTTACATTGGTCCTTGTTTCCCTCGCAGCCGCGATCGTCGTCGGGATTCCCCTCGGCATTCTGGCGGCGCGCCGGCCACGGGGCGGTCAGGTCATCCTCGGAACCGTCGGGATCATCCAGACAATTCCGTCGCTCGCGCTGCTCGTGCTCCTGATCAAGCCATTGGGACGCGTCGGATCACCGCCGGCGATTGTGGCCTTGTTTCTGTACAGCCTGCTCCCGCTCGTGCGCAATGTCTACGCTGGGCTCCAGGACGTATCGCCATCGCTGCGCGAATCCGCCGATGCCTTGGGCTTGACCAGGAGGGCGCGACTTCTGCGCATTGAACTGCCGATAGCGGCGCGCACCATTCTGGCGGGTGTCAAGACGGCGGCCGTGATCAATATCGGCTTTGCGACGCTCGGTGCGCTGATCGGTGCCGGCGGTTACGGCCAACCAATCCTCACGGGTATCCGCTTGAATAACTACGCGCTCATTCTCGAGGGCGCTTTGCCTGCGGCCGTGCTCGCGCTCGTGGCGCAGGGGTTATTTGAGATTGCCGAGCGCGCATTTGTTTCGAAGGGATTACGACTTCGTACCGCCAACTAA
- a CDS encoding ATP-binding cassette domain-containing protein, producing the protein MLELVGASKRFGTTRALERTDLLAEDGRTTVLIGPSGCGKSTILRLINGLIEPDTGQVRVNGAPLTHQNVLEMRRRMGYVIQDGGLFPHLTARKNISLMARYLRWNQKQIAERMADLVALTHFPASALSRYPAELSGGQRQRVSLMRALMLDPDFLLLDEPLGALDPMIRAELQRELRDIFRALRRTVVLVTHDMGEAGFFGDKIVLMREGRIVQQGVFEDLVNCPEDDFVEAFINAQRSPLSNMGKAAS; encoded by the coding sequence ATGCTGGAACTGGTGGGCGCTTCAAAACGATTCGGTACCACGCGGGCGTTGGAACGTACCGATCTCCTGGCCGAGGACGGACGCACGACGGTTCTCATCGGCCCCAGCGGGTGCGGCAAGTCCACAATTCTCCGCCTGATCAACGGGCTCATCGAGCCTGACACGGGGCAAGTCCGCGTCAACGGAGCACCATTGACCCATCAGAACGTCCTTGAGATGCGGCGCCGAATGGGGTACGTGATCCAGGACGGCGGATTGTTTCCGCACCTTACCGCGCGGAAGAACATTTCGCTGATGGCGCGTTACCTTCGGTGGAATCAGAAACAAATCGCGGAACGCATGGCGGATTTGGTTGCATTGACGCATTTTCCGGCGAGTGCCCTGAGTCGTTATCCGGCCGAGCTATCCGGTGGCCAGCGACAAAGAGTGAGCCTGATGCGGGCGTTGATGCTCGACCCCGATTTTTTGTTGCTGGACGAACCGCTGGGGGCGCTCGATCCCATGATTCGCGCCGAGCTTCAGCGAGAATTGCGGGACATCTTTCGAGCCCTGCGCCGCACGGTTGTTCTCGTTACGCATGACATGGGTGAGGCGGGCTTCTTCGGCGATAAGATCGTGCTGATGCGGGAGGGACGGATCGTGCAGCAGGGCGTGTTCGAAGATCTCGTCAACTGTCCCGAAGATGACTTCGTCGAGGCGTTCATCAACGCTCAGCGAAGCCCGCTTTCCAACATGGGAAAGGCAGCTTCATGA